In Taeniopygia guttata chromosome Z, bTaeGut7.mat, whole genome shotgun sequence, one genomic interval encodes:
- the LOC115491233 gene encoding relaxin-3-like produces MGMAKLRVLCAAVALLCAAPPGHPGAVLPAGEGDGYGVKLCGREFIRAVIFTCGGSRWKRLSLLAAEPAADSAQTASNKLLGSFNLQSVLDPEVEQLQRSSPFLGWETFKDLYSLNYYNEYVPVAGDLKKLVRQVEEAVQKDRGGTGNENPMESSSYLWARYPRRKRESLGLAGMCCKWGCTKAEISTICRV; encoded by the exons ATGGGGATGGCCAAGCTGCGAGTGCTGTGCGCCGCCGTGGCACTGCTGTgcgcggcgccgccggggcATCCCGGCGCCGTGCTGCCCGCGGGCGAGGGGGACGGGTACGGGGTGAAGCTGTGCGGCCGCGAGTTCATCCGCGCCGTCATCTTCACCTGCGGCGGGTCCCGCTGGAAGCGGCTCTCCCTGCTGGCGGCGGAGCCCGCGGCCG ATTCTGCACAAACAGCAAGTAACAAACTACTGGGAAGCTTCAACCTGCAATCAGTTTTGGATCCTGAagtggagcagctgcagagaagcagCCCATTTCTTGGATGGGAGACGTTTAAGGACTTGTATAGTTTAAATTACTATAATGAATATGTACCGGTGGCAGGTGACTTAAAAAAACTTGTTCGCCAGGTAGAGGAAGCCGTTCAGAAGGACAGGGGGGGAACAGGAAATGAAAATCCTATGGAATCAAGCAGCTACCTTTGGGCCAGGTATCCCAGAAGAAAACGGGAGTCTCTGGGTTTGGCAGGAATGTGTTGCAAGTGGGGCTGTACAAAAGCTGAAATTAGTACTATATGCAGAGTTTAA